From a region of the Pectobacterium aquaticum genome:
- a CDS encoding 2-hydroxyacid dehydrogenase translates to MMLKITFLDKGSLPETIFLKKTSFRRPQCRHEWIEYNYTSPDQVIARAKDTHVIITNKALLTRDTLAALPALKLIAVTATGTDNIDLVAAKELGITVKNVPGYSTQAVSEHVIAMIFSLKHSLMAWYRDQLSDRWASQSQFAYFDHPVKDIAGATLGIIGAGSIGREVARLAQALGMKVIFAERRGVSQCRAGYLPFEEVLRLANVISLNCPLNKSTQHLINAETLALCKPTAFIINTARGGLIDERALAEALQQRVIAGAALDCLTQEPPAKDNPLMVAAKTLPNLLITPHISWTSASSLQLLMEKMIENIDEYAQQNGYK, encoded by the coding sequence ATGATGTTAAAAATTACCTTTTTGGATAAAGGCTCACTGCCTGAAACCATTTTCCTGAAAAAGACGAGTTTTAGGCGTCCACAATGCCGCCATGAATGGATTGAATATAACTATACCTCGCCCGATCAGGTTATCGCCCGAGCAAAAGACACCCACGTTATCATCACGAATAAAGCCCTATTAACGCGAGACACCTTAGCCGCGTTGCCTGCGTTGAAGCTGATTGCTGTAACGGCAACAGGCACCGACAATATTGATCTTGTTGCTGCCAAAGAACTGGGTATCACGGTCAAAAATGTACCGGGCTACTCGACGCAAGCGGTATCCGAGCACGTGATTGCCATGATTTTTTCGCTAAAGCACAGCCTGATGGCGTGGTATCGCGATCAACTGAGTGACCGCTGGGCCAGCCAGTCGCAATTTGCTTATTTTGATCATCCAGTTAAAGACATTGCAGGCGCTACGCTGGGCATCATCGGCGCGGGTTCGATTGGGCGGGAAGTCGCGCGGCTGGCGCAGGCGCTGGGGATGAAGGTGATTTTTGCTGAGCGGAGAGGTGTCTCACAGTGCCGCGCGGGTTATCTGCCGTTTGAGGAGGTTCTGCGGCTGGCAAATGTGATTTCACTCAACTGCCCGCTGAATAAGAGTACGCAGCATCTGATTAATGCAGAGACGCTCGCTTTGTGTAAGCCCACGGCATTTATTATTAACACCGCCAGAGGCGGGCTGATTGATGAGCGTGCTCTAGCAGAAGCCTTGCAGCAGCGCGTCATTGCTGGTGCTGCGCTAGACTGCCTGACACAGGAGCCGCCAGCAAAGGACAACCCATTAATGGTGGCAGCGAAAACCCTGCCTAATCTTCTTATTACCCCCCATATCTCCTGGACGTCTGCCTCATCGCTGCAACTGTTGATGGAAAAGATGATTGAAAATATTGATGAGTATGCTCAGCAAAACGGATACAAATAA
- a CDS encoding ABC transporter permease codes for MLITVVALIALFGLASENFLDPYNIINILRSIAIVTVIAIGVSISLSVGGFDLSVGSTASLANALVISLFVWHGFGTTGAIVLTLLLCTLVGLFNAFLIVVLKIPDMLATLASLFVIQGVAMTYSYGGSITQNMVLPSGEMAEGVIPEFFATLGQVPVIVVIMLAVTVLVQLYLSLTKHGRRMYAIGGNPEAARLAGIRTARYRVQAYVFSSLLAALGGILLASRIGSSQVNAGGGYLMDAVAAAYIGFSLAGSGKPNALGTLLGAVILGVLQNGLVMLSVPYYAMDIIKGLVLALALAMTYIQKR; via the coding sequence ATGCTGATCACGGTTGTTGCGCTGATTGCCCTTTTCGGACTGGCGTCGGAGAACTTTCTCGACCCGTATAACATCATCAATATCCTGCGTTCTATCGCCATCGTTACGGTGATTGCCATTGGCGTCTCTATTTCGCTGTCCGTGGGCGGCTTCGATCTTTCCGTAGGGTCGACGGCCTCGTTAGCTAATGCGCTGGTTATCTCGCTTTTCGTCTGGCATGGATTCGGCACCACGGGTGCGATTGTCCTGACGCTGCTGCTGTGTACGCTGGTCGGGCTATTCAACGCCTTCCTCATCGTCGTGCTGAAGATTCCCGATATGTTGGCAACGCTCGCCAGCCTGTTCGTCATTCAGGGCGTAGCGATGACCTACAGCTACGGCGGTTCGATCACGCAGAACATGGTGCTGCCCAGCGGCGAAATGGCGGAAGGCGTCATTCCTGAGTTCTTTGCCACGCTGGGTCAGGTGCCGGTCATTGTTGTCATCATGCTAGCGGTAACGGTACTGGTGCAGTTGTATCTGTCTCTCACCAAGCACGGTCGCCGGATGTATGCCATCGGCGGTAACCCAGAAGCTGCGCGACTGGCGGGTATTCGCACGGCGCGTTATCGGGTACAGGCGTACGTGTTTTCTTCACTACTCGCGGCGCTGGGCGGGATCTTACTGGCATCACGCATTGGCTCTTCGCAGGTCAATGCCGGGGGGGGCTATTTGATGGATGCCGTTGCCGCGGCCTACATCGGTTTCTCGCTGGCAGGATCTGGTAAGCCGAATGCGCTGGGTACGCTGCTCGGTGCCGTTATTCTTGGCGTCTTGCAGAATGGACTGGTGATGCTCTCCGTACCTTATTACGCGATGGATATCATCAAAGGTCTGGTTCTGGCACTCGCGCTAGCCATGACGTATATCCAGAAACGCTGA
- a CDS encoding sugar ABC transporter ATP-binding protein, whose product MIPTSQSRLEMHNISISFSGFHALKQVNFTLEGGSIHALTGANGAGKSTLMTILSGAYDHYQGDILINGKQVDVHSPRDAKRYGIHLVQQEVDVALVPTLSVAENIMLDTLAQDGHLLSWPQIYRQAQALLDQLGVHLNVRQRLDTCSLAEKQQILLARALSHECRFLILDEPTAPLDQAESARLFEVVRRLQADGIGIVFISHRIHELSEICDTLTVLRDGEFVSSGAMQGLSGEEIVERMLGHRLDDIFPPRRTTPSAETLLQVTGLHDETLLHNISLTLRKGEILGIAGLAGAGKTELCKALFGAESCQIAQGEYRGKPWRPHSPHRSVEQGLALVPEERRKEGIFIDESVTMNLSITATDSFSRWSIFSRGKALRWAKQIVERLAVRTTGPAQKLARLSGGNQQKVAIGKWLRSEAQVLIFDEPTKGVDIKAKQDLFTLIDGLARQGKGIIYASGEFSELVGLCDRICVLWDGRIVAELNAAEIDEETLLFYSTGGTPA is encoded by the coding sequence ATGATCCCTACCTCCCAAAGCCGACTGGAAATGCACAACATTTCCATCTCCTTTTCTGGTTTCCACGCCCTCAAGCAGGTTAATTTCACACTGGAAGGTGGTTCGATTCATGCCCTGACCGGCGCAAACGGCGCAGGCAAATCCACGCTGATGACTATCCTGTCGGGCGCTTACGATCACTATCAGGGCGACATTCTGATTAATGGCAAGCAGGTCGATGTGCATTCACCGCGTGATGCCAAGCGATACGGCATTCATCTGGTGCAGCAGGAAGTCGATGTTGCGTTGGTCCCCACGCTGTCCGTGGCGGAAAACATTATGCTGGATACGCTGGCGCAGGACGGACATCTGCTGAGTTGGCCGCAGATCTATCGTCAGGCGCAGGCGCTACTTGATCAGCTTGGCGTCCACCTCAATGTTCGCCAACGGCTAGATACCTGCTCGCTCGCGGAGAAACAGCAAATTCTGCTCGCCCGCGCGTTATCCCACGAATGTCGTTTCCTGATTTTGGATGAACCCACTGCTCCGCTGGATCAGGCCGAAAGCGCGCGCCTCTTCGAGGTGGTACGCCGTTTACAGGCCGATGGCATCGGGATCGTGTTTATTTCCCACCGTATTCATGAACTGAGCGAAATCTGCGATACGTTGACCGTTCTGCGTGACGGCGAGTTTGTCAGCAGCGGTGCGATGCAGGGGCTCAGCGGCGAAGAGATTGTAGAGAGAATGCTGGGGCATCGGCTCGACGATATCTTCCCGCCACGCCGAACAACCCCTTCCGCAGAAACGCTGCTTCAGGTCACCGGTTTACACGACGAAACGCTGCTGCACAATATTTCTCTCACGCTGCGCAAAGGGGAAATTCTGGGCATTGCCGGACTGGCTGGTGCGGGGAAAACCGAGCTGTGTAAAGCGCTATTCGGCGCAGAATCCTGCCAGATCGCGCAGGGTGAATATCGTGGTAAACCCTGGCGACCGCATTCGCCACACCGGTCCGTCGAACAGGGTCTGGCGCTGGTTCCTGAAGAGCGGCGCAAAGAAGGTATTTTTATTGATGAATCCGTCACCATGAATCTCAGCATCACCGCCACCGACAGCTTTTCCCGTTGGAGTATATTCAGCCGTGGCAAGGCATTGCGCTGGGCAAAACAGATCGTTGAACGGCTGGCGGTTCGCACCACAGGTCCGGCGCAAAAGCTAGCGCGTCTGTCGGGTGGGAATCAGCAGAAAGTCGCTATCGGCAAGTGGTTGCGCAGTGAAGCACAGGTTCTGATTTTTGACGAGCCCACCAAAGGCGTGGATATCAAGGCCAAACAGGACTTGTTCACCCTCATTGATGGCCTCGCCCGTCAGGGCAAAGGCATTATTTATGCGTCGGGCGAGTTCTCCGAACTGGTCGGGCTCTGCGATCGCATCTGCGTGCTATGGGATGGCCGCATTGTCGCAGAGCTGAACGCGGCTGAGATTGACGAAGAAACCCTACTTTTCTATTCAACTGGAGGAACTCCCGCGTGA
- a CDS encoding oxidoreductase gives MHTTTVRVQVGPANYFSFSGAIDKLLEFYPPDVLKNALWIYGERAIAAARPYLPAEFDAPSARRVQFGAHCSEGEVAKLVAQAGDECQVVIGVGGGAVLDTAKVAARHIGVPLVAIPTIAATCAAWTPLSVWYNDAGQALRFEIFTDANHLVLVEPRIMLAAPVEYLLAGVGDTLAKWYEAVVLSPQPETLPLSVRLGLQAALDIRNVLLQQSATALEAVERGELTQDFLDVVDAIIAGGGMVGGLGERYTRVAAAHAVHNGLTVLPQTERFLHGTKVAYGILVQSALLGDSDTLHQLKAAFKAFGLPTTLAALDVDIHDRAALQAVIARTLQAGESIHYLPLTLNEDVLLAAFNTVESTGE, from the coding sequence ATGCACACAACGACAGTCCGCGTACAGGTTGGCCCTGCTAACTATTTCTCTTTCTCTGGCGCTATCGATAAGCTGCTGGAATTTTATCCACCAGATGTACTGAAAAACGCGCTGTGGATCTACGGTGAGCGGGCGATTGCGGCGGCTCGACCGTATTTACCAGCCGAGTTCGATGCGCCTTCAGCCCGCCGCGTTCAGTTTGGCGCGCATTGTAGCGAAGGGGAAGTGGCAAAGCTGGTGGCGCAGGCGGGCGATGAGTGTCAGGTCGTCATTGGCGTCGGCGGCGGGGCGGTGTTGGATACCGCGAAGGTCGCCGCGCGTCATATTGGCGTGCCGCTGGTGGCAATTCCGACCATTGCGGCGACCTGTGCGGCCTGGACGCCGTTGTCCGTGTGGTATAACGATGCTGGGCAGGCGCTGCGCTTCGAGATTTTTACCGATGCTAACCATCTGGTGCTGGTGGAGCCGCGGATTATGCTGGCGGCACCGGTGGAATACTTACTGGCTGGCGTCGGTGATACGCTGGCGAAGTGGTATGAAGCCGTCGTTCTCAGTCCTCAGCCGGAAACGCTGCCGCTTTCTGTTCGGTTGGGCTTACAGGCCGCACTGGATATCCGCAATGTATTGCTGCAACAAAGTGCCACTGCGCTGGAAGCCGTCGAGCGTGGTGAATTGACGCAGGATTTTCTGGATGTCGTAGATGCGATCATTGCCGGTGGCGGCATGGTTGGCGGGTTGGGTGAACGCTATACCCGCGTGGCGGCGGCGCATGCGGTGCATAACGGTTTAACAGTGCTGCCACAAACCGAACGCTTCCTACACGGCACCAAGGTGGCTTATGGCATTCTGGTACAAAGTGCTTTACTGGGCGATAGCGACACGTTGCACCAGTTGAAGGCGGCGTTTAAGGCATTCGGTTTGCCGACTACACTCGCCGCACTGGACGTGGATATTCACGATCGCGCCGCGCTTCAGGCGGTTATTGCCCGCACCTTGCAGGCGGGGGAATCCATTCATTATCTGCCGTTGACGCTCAATGAAGACGTCCTGCTGGCGGCATTTAACACCGTTGAATCTACCGGGGAATAA
- a CDS encoding KTSC domain-containing protein has translation MQRKRVSSAELFSVGYDAEKSQLEVELLNGSIYLYSGVARMIYEELMASKTKYRYYASFIKNSFPYEKTQ, from the coding sequence TTGCAGAGAAAACGAGTTTCATCAGCAGAGTTGTTTTCAGTCGGATACGATGCAGAAAAAAGCCAATTGGAAGTCGAATTGCTCAATGGGAGCATCTATCTCTACAGCGGCGTAGCACGCATGATTTATGAAGAGCTGATGGCAAGCAAGACAAAGTACCGTTACTACGCCAGCTTTATCAAAAATTCATTCCCCTACGAGAAAACGCAGTAG
- a CDS encoding glutathione S-transferase gives MIHVHHLEKSRSTRATWLLEELGVDYEIIRYARDPKTFSAPASLKQIHPLGKSPVITDGELTIAESGAIVEYLIETYGNGRLRPQSGQALLDYRFWLHFAEGSLMPLLVMRLVLAKAESAPMPFFIRPIARKIVQSIEQAFIVPRLTTQLQFIEQHLTKQDWFAGESLSGADIQMAVPLVLAKTRLDLSHYPHIQQYIERIESQPAFLRAIAQD, from the coding sequence ATGATACACGTTCATCACCTCGAAAAATCCCGCTCAACCCGCGCGACCTGGTTACTGGAAGAACTGGGCGTTGATTATGAAATCATTCGCTACGCGCGTGACCCAAAAACGTTTAGCGCCCCAGCGTCGCTCAAGCAAATTCACCCGCTAGGGAAATCGCCAGTGATTACCGACGGCGAACTGACGATTGCCGAATCCGGGGCAATCGTGGAATACCTGATTGAGACTTACGGCAATGGCAGACTTCGTCCACAGAGTGGACAAGCGCTGCTGGATTATCGCTTCTGGCTGCATTTTGCCGAAGGGTCTCTCATGCCACTGCTGGTAATGCGCCTGGTATTGGCGAAAGCAGAGTCCGCGCCGATGCCGTTTTTCATCCGCCCTATCGCACGCAAAATTGTGCAAAGCATCGAGCAGGCCTTTATTGTGCCGCGGCTGACGACGCAACTTCAGTTCATCGAACAGCATTTAACTAAACAAGATTGGTTTGCGGGAGAGTCGCTCAGCGGTGCCGATATCCAAATGGCCGTCCCGCTGGTGTTGGCGAAAACGCGTCTGGACCTCAGCCACTACCCGCATATCCAACAATACATTGAGCGGATAGAAAGCCAGCCAGCTTTTCTGCGGGCTATTGCTCAGGATTAA
- the fghA gene encoding S-formylglutathione hydrolase: protein MTSSLELLEEHRMFGGWQQRYRHVSETLNTTMTFSIYLPPTQDDTPPPVLYWLSGLTCNDENFTTKAGAQRIASELGLVLVMPDTSPRGDGVADDAGYDLGQGAGFYVNATQAPWAAHYRMYDYISSELPTLIQQHFNVNSRQSISGHSMGGHGALMLALRNPDQFLSASAFAPIVNPSQVPWGRKALTAYLGEDETPWLQYDSCHLLANSRKKLPILVDQGDCDQFLPDQLQPAKLEALASQYDWPLTLRTQSGYDHSYFFIASFIEDHLRFHAHYLYA from the coding sequence ATGACTTCATCACTGGAACTGCTGGAAGAACACCGTATGTTTGGCGGCTGGCAACAGCGCTACCGCCATGTGTCAGAAACGCTGAACACTACCATGACGTTCAGCATTTATCTGCCACCGACACAGGATGACACGCCGCCGCCCGTGCTTTACTGGCTGTCTGGGTTAACCTGCAACGACGAAAACTTTACGACGAAAGCCGGTGCACAGCGCATTGCCTCCGAGCTGGGTCTGGTGCTGGTCATGCCAGACACCAGCCCGCGCGGCGATGGCGTAGCAGACGACGCGGGGTACGATCTGGGTCAGGGCGCAGGATTCTACGTGAATGCCACGCAGGCACCCTGGGCGGCACACTACCGGATGTATGACTACATCAGCAGTGAATTACCCACGCTGATCCAGCAACATTTTAACGTGAATAGCCGTCAGTCCATCAGTGGGCATTCAATGGGCGGGCACGGTGCGCTGATGCTGGCGCTACGCAACCCAGATCAGTTCCTGTCTGCGTCAGCGTTCGCACCGATCGTTAACCCAAGCCAGGTTCCGTGGGGGCGCAAGGCGCTGACCGCCTACCTCGGCGAGGATGAAACGCCGTGGTTGCAATATGATAGCTGCCATTTGCTGGCAAATAGCCGGAAGAAGCTGCCCATACTGGTCGATCAGGGCGATTGCGATCAGTTCCTCCCCGATCAGTTGCAACCGGCGAAACTGGAAGCCCTGGCAAGCCAGTATGACTGGCCGCTGACGCTGCGGACACAGTCCGGCTATGACCACAGCTATTTCTTTATCGCCAGTTTTATCGAAGATCACCTGCGCTTCCACGCCCACTATTTGTACGCATAA
- a CDS encoding S-(hydroxymethyl)glutathione dehydrogenase/class III alcohol dehydrogenase: MQMIKTRAAIAWGPNQPLSVEDVDLMPPQKGEVLVRIVATGVCHTDAYTLSGKDPEGVFPAILGHEGGGIVEAIGEGVTSVAVGDHVIPLYTPECGECKFCRSGKTNLCQAIRATQGKGLMPDGTTRFSKNGQPIFHYMGTSTFAEHTVVPEISLAKVNKEAPLEEVCLLGCGVTTGMGAVLNTAKVKAGDTVAIFGLGGIGLSAIIGAQMAGARRIIGIDLNTSKFDLARKLGATDLLNPKDYAKPIQDVIVELTDGGVDFSFECIGNVNVMRSALECCHKGWGESIIIGVAGAGEEIATRPFQLVTGRVWRGSAFGGVKGRSELPGIVDRYLKGEFPLNDFITHTMGLDEINTAFDLMHEGKSIRSVIHFG, encoded by the coding sequence ATGCAAATGATTAAAACCCGTGCCGCCATCGCTTGGGGCCCCAACCAGCCACTGTCGGTTGAAGACGTGGATCTGATGCCACCGCAGAAAGGTGAAGTGTTGGTGCGCATCGTCGCAACCGGCGTATGCCACACGGATGCCTACACGCTGTCCGGCAAAGATCCTGAAGGCGTGTTCCCTGCGATTCTTGGCCATGAAGGCGGCGGGATTGTCGAAGCTATCGGGGAAGGCGTGACCAGCGTTGCCGTTGGCGATCATGTTATTCCGCTATACACCCCAGAATGTGGCGAATGTAAGTTCTGCCGCTCCGGCAAAACTAACCTGTGTCAGGCTATTCGCGCCACGCAGGGTAAAGGTCTGATGCCGGACGGCACCACCCGTTTCTCCAAAAACGGCCAGCCGATTTTCCATTACATGGGCACATCCACCTTCGCAGAGCACACCGTTGTGCCTGAGATTTCACTGGCGAAAGTGAATAAAGAAGCGCCACTGGAAGAAGTCTGCCTGCTGGGCTGTGGCGTCACCACGGGTATGGGTGCCGTGCTGAATACTGCAAAAGTGAAAGCGGGCGATACGGTTGCGATTTTCGGCCTCGGCGGCATTGGTTTGTCGGCGATTATCGGTGCGCAAATGGCAGGGGCCAGACGCATCATTGGTATCGATCTCAACACCAGCAAATTTGATCTGGCGCGTAAGCTGGGTGCCACCGATCTGCTTAACCCGAAAGATTATGCTAAGCCGATTCAGGACGTCATCGTTGAACTGACCGATGGCGGCGTGGACTTCTCCTTCGAGTGTATCGGTAACGTCAATGTCATGCGTTCCGCGCTAGAGTGCTGTCATAAAGGCTGGGGCGAATCCATCATCATCGGCGTGGCGGGTGCAGGTGAAGAAATCGCCACGCGTCCGTTCCAACTGGTGACGGGTCGCGTATGGCGCGGCTCTGCTTTCGGCGGCGTGAAAGGCCGTAGCGAGCTGCCAGGCATTGTCGATCGTTACCTGAAAGGTGAATTCCCGCTGAATGACTTCATCACCCACACGATGGGGCTGGACGAGATCAACACGGCATTCGATTTAATGCACGAAGGCAAATCGATTCGCTCTGTGATTCATTTCGGTTAA
- the ptrR gene encoding putrescine utilization regulator PtrR codes for MDLTQLRMFCLVAETGSVARAAEQLHRVPSNLTTRLRQLELELGTDLFIREKQRLRLSPIGHNFLCYAQRILALSEEAISMTRTGEPAGNFAFGSMESTAATRLPTLLAAYHQRYPNVSLSLNTGTSGEIIERVRAGTLAAALVDGPVVYDELNGCACFAERLVLISDTTHAPITHARDASHDTLFAFRPSCSYRKRLENWFRQDGVVPSTIMEIHSYHAMLACVASGAGLAMIPYAVLESLPAGTRVQVHELSPDIAAASTWLVWRRDAFGPNVEALKKLIIEQGSMIEPPTQSE; via the coding sequence ATGGATTTGACCCAATTGCGCATGTTCTGTCTCGTCGCCGAAACGGGTTCCGTCGCACGCGCCGCAGAGCAGCTTCATCGGGTGCCCTCCAATCTGACCACGCGGTTGCGCCAGTTGGAACTGGAACTGGGCACCGATCTGTTTATCCGTGAGAAACAGCGCCTGCGCCTGTCCCCTATTGGGCACAATTTCTTATGTTATGCACAGCGCATCCTGGCACTTAGCGAAGAAGCGATCAGCATGACGCGCACGGGAGAACCCGCCGGTAATTTCGCGTTCGGTTCGATGGAAAGCACTGCGGCAACCCGTTTACCTACGCTATTAGCGGCTTACCACCAGCGTTATCCCAACGTTTCGCTGTCCCTGAATACCGGTACATCGGGGGAAATCATTGAGCGCGTGCGCGCGGGAACATTGGCTGCCGCGTTAGTCGATGGGCCTGTCGTCTACGATGAACTAAATGGGTGTGCGTGTTTTGCGGAACGGTTAGTGCTGATATCTGACACGACGCACGCGCCGATTACCCATGCACGGGATGCCAGCCACGATACGCTGTTTGCTTTCCGTCCTAGCTGCTCTTATAGAAAGCGCCTTGAGAACTGGTTCCGACAGGATGGCGTGGTGCCCAGCACCATCATGGAAATTCACTCATACCATGCCATGCTTGCCTGTGTCGCCAGCGGTGCCGGGCTGGCCATGATCCCGTATGCCGTACTCGAATCACTGCCGGCAGGCACGCGCGTTCAGGTACATGAATTATCACCCGACATCGCCGCCGCGTCCACCTGGCTCGTCTGGCGACGCGACGCCTTCGGCCCGAATGTCGAGGCGCTTAAAAAGCTGATTATTGAACAGGGCAGCATGATTGAACCACCCACTCAGTCGGAATGA
- a CDS encoding methyl-accepting chemotaxis protein — protein MNFLKNISIRTMLLTILGLFLFLWGSASFFTTTSLNNMTGLLESGETQRKNVEMLVKGNDQYFRTVTRVVRSMDFQQTGDVADAEKVFTAATAAFKITSDQLALFKSVQHIGVDKATSDNMIAAWTQLLDNGLTPMLNAARDNRQDEFRQLFRKTYPPLSVSFGANMDKYQSAILSSTETSMREVYGLVDWSYYILLGAAVLGLLILLLTDRYLVHYLVKPLNMIKGYFQALSGGQLGHPISEFGNNNAGQLIPYLKEMQDSLVNTVSIIRDSSASIHQGSSEIKSGNNDLSARTEQQASALEQTAASMEELSATVKQNADNVHQATKLAQDASVAAKKGGDVTADVMATMASITTSSKKIADITSVINGIAFQTNILALNAAVEAARAGEQGRGFAVVAGEVRNLAQRSAQAAKEIESLITESVARVNMGSNQVTQTGEAMDSIISAITRVNDLMGEIASASDEQSRGITQIGQAVTEMDGVTQQNSALVQESAAAAASLEDQARQLTEAVSVFQLSGSEALRRPQPRLADKAPAAQKPMLLAGAGGKKGNTNDNWETF, from the coding sequence GTGAACTTTTTAAAAAATATTTCAATTAGAACAATGCTCTTAACAATATTGGGCCTGTTTTTGTTTTTATGGGGTAGTGCATCTTTCTTCACTACTACCTCATTAAACAACATGACTGGACTATTGGAATCGGGTGAAACTCAGCGCAAGAATGTCGAGATGTTGGTAAAAGGCAATGATCAGTATTTTCGTACGGTTACCCGTGTCGTTCGTTCGATGGATTTCCAGCAAACGGGTGATGTCGCTGATGCTGAAAAGGTATTCACGGCAGCAACGGCGGCGTTTAAGATCACATCGGATCAACTCGCTCTGTTCAAATCTGTTCAGCATATTGGCGTCGATAAAGCAACGTCAGACAATATGATCGCTGCATGGACCCAACTGCTGGATAACGGGTTGACGCCGATGCTTAATGCCGCACGTGATAATCGTCAGGATGAATTTCGCCAGCTCTTTCGTAAAACGTATCCACCACTCAGCGTCTCGTTTGGCGCCAACATGGATAAATACCAATCCGCCATTCTTTCGTCGACAGAAACCTCAATGCGTGAAGTCTACGGTCTGGTTGATTGGAGTTATTATATTCTGTTAGGTGCAGCGGTTCTTGGGTTGCTTATCCTGCTGCTGACGGATCGCTATCTGGTTCACTATCTGGTCAAGCCGCTGAATATGATCAAAGGCTATTTCCAGGCGCTGTCTGGTGGACAGCTTGGCCATCCTATTAGTGAATTTGGTAATAATAATGCAGGGCAATTAATTCCTTATCTGAAAGAAATGCAGGACAGTCTGGTTAACACGGTATCCATTATCCGCGACAGCTCTGCATCGATTCATCAGGGTTCAAGCGAAATTAAAAGCGGCAACAACGATCTGTCCGCACGCACCGAGCAGCAGGCGTCTGCACTGGAACAGACTGCTGCCAGTATGGAAGAGCTGAGTGCGACGGTGAAACAGAATGCCGATAACGTTCATCAGGCCACCAAACTGGCGCAGGACGCGTCCGTTGCGGCGAAGAAAGGGGGCGATGTCACGGCAGATGTGATGGCAACGATGGCGAGTATTACAACCAGCTCGAAGAAAATTGCCGACATCACCAGCGTCATCAACGGTATTGCCTTCCAGACCAACATTCTGGCGTTGAACGCGGCGGTCGAAGCTGCCAGAGCCGGTGAACAAGGCCGTGGTTTTGCGGTCGTCGCGGGCGAAGTCCGTAATCTGGCGCAACGTAGTGCTCAGGCAGCGAAAGAAATTGAAAGCCTGATCACCGAATCGGTTGCCCGCGTCAACATGGGATCAAATCAGGTTACACAAACCGGCGAAGCGATGGATTCCATTATTTCCGCCATTACCCGAGTGAACGATCTGATGGGCGAAATCGCATCAGCATCGGATGAACAGAGTCGCGGTATTACCCAGATTGGTCAGGCTGTTACCGAGATGGATGGTGTCACACAGCAGAACTCCGCGCTGGTACAGGAGTCTGCCGCTGCCGCCGCATCACTGGAAGATCAGGCACGTCAGTTAACTGAAGCAGTATCGGTATTCCAGTTGTCGGGTTCAGAGGCACTTCGTCGTCCACAGCCGCGTCTGGCGGATAAAGCGCCAGCAGCGCAGAAGCCGATGTTACTCGCGGGCGCTGGCGGTAAAAAAGGTAATACTAACGACAACTGGGAAACCTTCTGA
- the folE gene encoding GTP cyclohydrolase I FolE: MSSLSKEAVMVHEALLARGLETPLRGALLDRDTRKQRIAEHMTEIMNLLSLDLSDDSLAETPTRIAKMYVDEIFSGLDYANFPKITIIENKMKVDEMVTVRDITLTSTCEHHFVTIDGKATVAYIPKEGVIGLSKLNRIVQFFSQRPQVQERLTQQILVALQTLLGTNNVAVSIDAVHYCVKARGIRDATSATTTTSLGGLFKSSQNTRQEFLRAVRHHN; the protein is encoded by the coding sequence ATGTCATCACTAAGTAAAGAAGCCGTTATGGTGCATGAAGCGCTGCTGGCACGCGGTCTGGAAACGCCGCTGCGCGGGGCGTTATTGGATCGGGATACGCGTAAGCAACGTATTGCCGAGCATATGACGGAAATTATGAATTTGCTGAGCCTCGATCTGAGCGATGACAGTCTGGCTGAAACACCGACGCGTATCGCCAAAATGTACGTTGATGAAATATTCTCCGGTTTGGACTACGCCAACTTCCCCAAAATCACCATCATTGAAAACAAAATGAAGGTAGATGAGATGGTTACCGTACGGGATATTACGTTGACCAGCACCTGTGAACACCATTTCGTGACGATCGATGGGAAAGCCACGGTGGCGTATATTCCGAAAGAGGGCGTCATTGGCTTGTCGAAGCTCAACCGGATCGTCCAATTTTTCTCTCAGCGCCCTCAGGTGCAGGAACGCTTAACACAGCAGATTCTGGTCGCGCTGCAAACGCTGTTGGGAACCAACAACGTTGCGGTCTCGATTGATGCGGTGCACTACTGCGTGAAGGCTCGCGGTATCCGTGATGCGACCAGCGCCACGACCACGACATCGCTCGGTGGTCTGTTTAAATCCAGCCAAAATACGCGTCAGGAATTCTTGCGCGCGGTGCGTCACCACAATTAA